TTAAAAGTTATTACGCATGAACTGTATCCGATGAAATTAACAGAAAGGCTTGTTTTTGGTAAAAAAATAACTTTAAAAGAGGCTAGGGAAATTTTTGGGATTGTAAATTCTGATTTGGAATATTTTTATAAAAACGAACATATTAGCGTATTTGATTCTATTATTTCATCTTTTAGAGAAGCTTTGGTTGTTTATAATTTTTTTGAATTCAATGAAAAAGAAAAAGAAAAAACTTATGAAATTTGTAAAAAATTTAATCTTAACCCGAATCAGGATATAACTACTCTGTCGCTTGGTGAAATAAAAAAAGTATTGATTGCAAGGGCAGTGATACATAATCCAAAAATTTTATGTTTAGATGAACCTACAAATGGACTTGACATTAAAGCAAAATATGAATTTTGGGATTTTATAAAAACACTTAATAAAAAACTTATTTTAATCACCCATGATTTTTATGAAATAAATAATTTATTTAGGAATATTATTATGTTAAATAATGGTAAAATATTTAAATAAGGAAATTTAAATATATTAAACAAAAAAAATATAAATAAATTATTTAATTTAAATGAAAAACATTTAAAAAGATTTTTTAATGGATAGACTTTATGCTCCCTGGAGAAGAGAATACCATACTAAAAAACAAAAAGAATGCGTATTTTGTAATATTGCAAAATCTCCAGAATATGATGATGAAAATGAGGTATTTTACAGAGATGAAATATGCTTCTTTGTAATGAACAGGTTTCCTTATAATCCGGGGCATTTTATGATAATTCCAAACAGACATGTTGGAGAATATGAAAATTTAAATGAATTAGAAGTAACATACATTGCGAAAATGGCTCAAATTGGATGTAAAATTCTAAAAGATTTTGGAGCGGATGGAATAAATATGGGATGGAATTTGGGATTTGACGCAGGGGCCGGAATTCCAGGGCATATACATCTGCATTTGGTCCCAAGGTTTAAAAGAGATACAAATATGATGACAACTGTTTTTGAAACCAGGGTTTACAGTGCAGATTTTGATAAAATATACAAAGA
The Lebetimonas sp. JH292 genome window above contains:
- a CDS encoding HIT domain-containing protein, coding for MDRLYAPWRREYHTKKQKECVFCNIAKSPEYDDENEVFYRDEICFFVMNRFPYNPGHFMIIPNRHVGEYENLNELEVTYIAKMAQIGCKILKDFGADGINMGWNLGFDAGAGIPGHIHLHLVPRFKRDTNMMTTVFETRVYSADFDKIYKEIKKISKKYL
- a CDS encoding ATP-binding cassette domain-containing protein, which produces MIKLKGVKHHILDIDSLEINDNTVILGPNGSGKSLLLKVITHELYPMKLTERLVFGKKITLKEAREIFGIVNSDLEYFYKNEHISVFDSIISSFREALVVYNFFEFNEKEKEKTYEICKKFNLNPNQDITTLSLGEIKKVLIARAVIHNPKILCLDEPTNGLDIKAKYEFWDFIKTLNKKLILITHDFYEINNLFRNIIMLNNGKIFK